One genomic region from Anabaena sp. PCC 7108 encodes:
- a CDS encoding VWA domain-containing protein: MLDTLKLDEVVEFAENPEPRCPCVLLLDTSGSMQGERIEALNQGLLSFKDELVKNSLAARRVEVAIITFDSHVNVVQDFVTADQFNPPILTAQGLTTMGAGIHKSLEIIQERKSQYRANGIAYYRPWVFMITDGEPQGELDHVIEQAVQRLQGDEANKRVAFFTVGVDNANMMRLNQIAVRTPLKLQGLNFIEMFVWLSASMSAVSHSKVDEQVALPPIGWGSV; this comes from the coding sequence ATGCTGGATACACTAAAACTAGATGAAGTCGTAGAGTTTGCAGAAAACCCGGAACCCCGTTGTCCTTGCGTGCTATTGCTAGATACATCTGGCTCGATGCAAGGAGAACGGATAGAGGCTTTAAATCAAGGCTTGCTGAGTTTCAAGGATGAACTAGTTAAAAATTCCTTAGCAGCCAGGAGAGTAGAGGTAGCGATTATTACATTTGATAGTCATGTCAACGTAGTGCAAGACTTTGTCACCGCGGACCAATTCAACCCACCCATTCTAACAGCCCAGGGACTAACGACAATGGGCGCGGGAATTCATAAATCATTAGAAATAATTCAAGAACGTAAATCGCAGTATCGTGCTAATGGCATTGCGTACTATCGTCCGTGGGTATTTATGATTACTGATGGTGAGCCACAAGGTGAGTTAGATCATGTGATTGAGCAAGCAGTGCAGCGGCTACAAGGAGATGAAGCAAATAAGCGCGTCGCATTTTTTACCGTAGGTGTAGATAATGCCAATATGATGCGGTTAAATCAAATAGCTGTGCGTACCCCTTTGAAACTCCAGGGATTAAACTTTATCGAAATGTTCGTTTGGCTTTCGGCTAGTATGTCAGCTGTTTCTCATTCTAAAGTAGATGAGCAAGTAGCACTACCACCAATTGGTTGGGGGTCTGTTTAA
- a CDS encoding PP2C family serine/threonine-protein phosphatase — MNTPKQTSQWRIVAASVCGTSHVKSKQLCQDAHHWQILPDNVLVVATADGAGSATLGKVGAMIAVETAIDHLSNNQDMIRKSIADDGLLRGLLTDAILAAKKAVEDEANVCNHQPHDLATTLIIAIATPEVVAVGQIGDGLAVAKDQTGNLLALTIPNNGEYINETTFLTSPDAVDTAQIRILRQTIVNIGVLTDGLQMLALNMVVGEPHKPFFFPLFEFVANAEDKIMAKDQLVRFLCSERITQRTDDDLTLVLAAFSHS, encoded by the coding sequence ATGAACACACCAAAACAGACTTCTCAATGGCGGATAGTAGCCGCTTCTGTATGTGGTACTAGCCACGTCAAAAGCAAACAGTTGTGTCAGGATGCTCACCATTGGCAAATATTGCCAGATAACGTGTTAGTAGTAGCGACAGCAGATGGTGCAGGTTCTGCAACTTTGGGAAAGGTGGGAGCAATGATTGCTGTAGAAACAGCGATAGACCATCTCTCAAACAATCAAGACATGATCCGCAAGAGTATTGCGGATGATGGTTTGTTGCGTGGACTGCTGACGGATGCCATATTAGCAGCTAAAAAAGCTGTAGAAGATGAGGCAAATGTCTGCAATCATCAGCCTCATGACTTAGCAACTACCTTAATTATTGCGATCGCCACACCAGAAGTTGTAGCCGTAGGTCAAATAGGTGATGGTTTAGCTGTAGCCAAAGATCAGACGGGTAATCTGCTGGCACTTACCATACCTAATAACGGTGAATACATTAATGAAACTACTTTTTTGACTTCACCAGATGCAGTAGATACCGCCCAAATAAGAATATTGCGCCAAACAATAGTCAATATAGGCGTTCTCACCGATGGACTACAAATGCTGGCGTTAAATATGGTTGTCGGTGAACCTCACAAACCATTCTTTTTTCCCTTATTCGAGTTTGTAGCGAATGCGGAGGATAAGATTATGGCCAAAGATCAGTTGGTGAGGTTTTTATGCTCTGAGCGGATTACTCAACGCACGGATGATGATTTGACCTTAGTCTTAGCAGCATTCAGCCACTCATAA
- a CDS encoding response regulator: MNNTGTFSKLSPERLLRQLTNCSDTTCLQVLSNSVSWTIYLEEGRIIYATHSVEPFDRLERHMRRLSQQIPLLTGEIRVQLRMMFEPDWQTQLIDNDDNAPSQSPEYQAIYWLVNQKHLLSTQAAVLIQELVKEVIESFLLIQEGTYQLTDLVNNIPKICKLDVDNIIERCHKRLQNWQSFTPQISSPYQRPYLLINSKFYDRKLPELQQNLTNWMKGFSLRHLAVIMNQDEVKLAQTLYPHILQGSIILHEPDPPFDQLPKTFKDLSLALQHSIDAIDSTSFPGEILVDTTENVENTGSEISTSPLDNWEQLTIPNNIKSEEENVTTATITAKKVYKIISVDDSPTILKEITRCLEDESVAVVTINEPIKAVMSIIRHKPDLILLDLNMAGIDGYELCRIIRNNSMFKELPIIFVTGSKGIVDKVKARIVGASGYLTKPFTRAELLKMIFMHLA; the protein is encoded by the coding sequence ATGAATAATACTGGTACATTTAGCAAACTATCTCCTGAGCGATTATTAAGGCAGTTAACTAATTGTTCTGATACCACTTGTTTACAGGTCTTAAGCAACTCAGTATCTTGGACAATATATTTAGAAGAAGGCAGGATCATTTATGCTACCCATTCAGTAGAACCATTTGATAGACTAGAACGGCATATGCGTCGTCTAAGTCAGCAAATTCCCCTGTTGACTGGTGAAATTCGTGTGCAGTTACGGATGATGTTTGAACCTGATTGGCAAACTCAGTTAATTGATAATGACGACAATGCACCAAGTCAGTCTCCAGAATATCAAGCTATTTACTGGCTCGTTAATCAAAAACATCTACTGTCTACACAAGCAGCAGTGCTAATTCAAGAATTAGTTAAAGAAGTAATTGAATCATTTCTGCTCATTCAAGAAGGAACTTATCAATTAACAGACCTAGTAAATAATATTCCCAAAATTTGTAAATTAGATGTAGACAATATTATAGAACGCTGTCACAAGCGGTTACAAAATTGGCAGTCTTTTACTCCCCAAATATCTTCTCCCTATCAGCGTCCATATCTGTTGATCAACAGCAAATTCTATGATAGAAAACTCCCAGAACTACAGCAGAACCTAACTAACTGGATGAAGGGGTTTAGCTTGCGTCATCTGGCTGTAATTATGAATCAGGATGAAGTAAAACTGGCTCAAACCCTATATCCACATATTCTTCAGGGTTCGATTATTTTGCATGAACCAGATCCTCCATTTGATCAATTACCTAAGACTTTTAAAGATTTATCACTGGCTTTACAACATAGTATAGACGCAATTGATAGCACATCATTTCCTGGAGAAATATTAGTAGATACTACTGAAAATGTAGAAAATACTGGGTCGGAAATTTCTACTTCACCCCTAGATAACTGGGAACAATTAACAATACCAAATAACATAAAATCTGAAGAGGAAAATGTAACTACTGCTACTATAACTGCTAAAAAAGTCTACAAAATTATTTCTGTAGATGATAGCCCCACAATTCTCAAAGAAATTACCCGCTGTTTAGAAGATGAAAGTGTGGCTGTAGTAACTATTAATGAGCCAATCAAGGCAGTGATGTCTATTATTAGACATAAACCAGATTTAATTTTGCTGGATTTGAATATGGCGGGAATTGATGGTTATGAATTATGTCGAATTATCCGTAATAATTCCATGTTTAAAGAACTTCCCATTATTTTTGTAACTGGAAGTAAAGGAATTGTAGATAAGGTAAAAGCCAGAATAGTAGGAGCATCAGGATATTTAACTAAGCCTTTTACTCGGGCTGAGTTACTGAAAATGATTTTTATGCATTTAGCATAA
- a CDS encoding ABC transporter ATP-binding protein, translating into MAQVVLENVYKSFPPRKGEGMTNQHQSSPGREGTDSINVLRRINLTIADGEFMVLVGPSGCGKSTLLRLIAGLEVMTGGNIAVGDRLINDLPPKERDIAMVFQNYALYPHMTVYDNIAFGLRRRFDDGEVSKKTITKWKENLLVGVSRKLPKGLRYVSQKEQAINERVRSVAQLLQIEALLNRLPKQLSGGQRQRVALGRAIARNPQVFLMDEPLSNLDAKLRAETRTQIVKLQRQLGTTTIYVTHDQTEAMTMGDRIAIMSEGKIQQVASPLELYNRPANRFVAEFIGSPPMNFIPVEFHAPLLITHSDFRFTLPDVWGSSLQKYDGKTLMLGIRPEHLHLSVPATKNLPVQVDLVENLGNDTFLSVRIADPDSAKTDGQALQVRVPPDRVINLGEQLWLSLVPEKLLFFDPETELALFPTT; encoded by the coding sequence GTGGCACAAGTTGTATTAGAAAATGTTTATAAAAGTTTCCCTCCTCGGAAGGGGGAAGGGATGACGAATCAGCATCAGTCATCACCAGGAAGAGAAGGAACCGATAGTATTAATGTGTTGCGGCGAATAAATTTAACTATCGCCGATGGTGAGTTTATGGTATTAGTGGGACCATCTGGCTGTGGTAAAAGCACTTTGCTGCGGTTAATTGCTGGTTTAGAAGTTATGACTGGTGGTAATATTGCCGTAGGCGATCGCTTGATTAATGATTTACCACCCAAAGAAAGAGACATCGCTATGGTGTTTCAAAATTATGCCCTCTATCCCCACATGACGGTGTATGACAACATCGCTTTTGGGTTACGTCGTCGGTTTGATGATGGGGAAGTTAGCAAAAAAACAATTACCAAATGGAAAGAAAATCTCTTGGTAGGGGTAAGCAGGAAACTACCAAAGGGACTGCGTTATGTTTCTCAAAAAGAACAAGCTATAAATGAAAGAGTGCGGAGTGTGGCTCAATTGTTGCAAATTGAAGCTTTGTTAAATCGTTTACCCAAACAACTTTCTGGGGGACAAAGACAACGCGTAGCATTGGGAAGAGCGATCGCACGCAATCCGCAAGTGTTTTTGATGGATGAGCCATTATCTAATTTGGATGCCAAACTACGCGCAGAAACTCGTACCCAAATTGTTAAATTGCAGCGTCAATTAGGAACAACAACGATTTACGTCACCCATGATCAAACAGAAGCCATGACAATGGGTGATCGTATTGCAATCATGTCGGAAGGCAAAATACAGCAAGTTGCCTCACCTTTAGAACTTTACAACCGTCCTGCTAATCGCTTTGTAGCAGAATTTATCGGTTCACCACCCATGAATTTTATCCCAGTGGAATTTCATGCACCTTTATTAATCACCCATTCTGACTTTCGCTTTACTCTTCCAGATGTATGGGGAAGTTCCTTACAAAAATATGATGGCAAAACTTTAATGTTAGGTATTCGTCCAGAACACTTGCATTTAAGTGTACCTGCCACCAAAAATTTACCCGTACAAGTAGACTTGGTAGAAAACTTGGGAAATGATACTTTTCTATCCGTGAGAATTGCTGATCCTGATTCAGCAAAAACAGATGGTCAAGCTCTACAAGTCCGAGTCCCACCAGATAGAGTCATAAACCTGGGTGAGCAACTGTGGTTATCATTAGTACCTGAAAAACTGCTCTTTTTTGATCCAGAAACTGAGTTAGCACTATTTCCTACAACATAG
- a CDS encoding Ig-like domain-containing protein, whose protein sequence is MAKSHILIQPLDRIAIALMLLLSLLIGFVIWQGDAVKPIVRTFTWQNQQIGAEDISFSLTFSRPMDIKSVEDKLKIDPPLAGKISWAGRRLVYTLVTPAPYGTNYKVLLEGSRDKFSETEGKNRVMEPFTGSFSTRNRALLYIGVNQEEQGKLVLYNLTQEQKKVLTPKDLIIMDFEPFPDGEKILFSARSSKSLDLLSAQLYTVTTGISSKTGEQAQPAGKIDLILDNKDYQNLKFDLSPDGQTIVVQRGKRDNPGDFGLWHLPANQNSSGEKNIPKRLESQPGGDFLITPDSKAVAVAQGQGTAILSLLGDASKPLDFLPQFGLVQAFSKDGSQAAMVKFNSDYTRDLFLVTNQGVQKQLLKTTGSILGCNFDTASPTLYCLTTQLVSKEQYIEQPYLVAINLKTEQQKPLLMLPPAQRNVQMSLAPDGLGILFDQVVPLPDISTPLPANSLKTDDGEPIATSSLWLMPLLPITEGDNIEIKPEQLPLVGFHPHWLP, encoded by the coding sequence ATGGCTAAATCTCATATATTAATTCAACCACTAGATCGAATTGCGATCGCTCTCATGCTCCTATTAAGTCTGCTGATTGGGTTCGTGATCTGGCAAGGTGATGCAGTCAAGCCTATCGTTAGAACTTTTACCTGGCAAAATCAACAAATTGGCGCAGAAGACATCTCCTTCAGCCTCACCTTTAGCCGTCCAATGGACATCAAAAGCGTAGAGGATAAGTTAAAAATTGATCCACCTCTAGCAGGTAAAATCAGTTGGGCAGGACGAAGACTAGTTTATACATTAGTGACACCAGCACCCTATGGCACAAACTATAAAGTGTTATTAGAAGGATCTAGAGACAAATTCTCGGAAACAGAAGGAAAAAATAGGGTCATGGAACCCTTTACAGGTAGCTTCAGCACTCGCAATCGCGCCCTACTTTACATAGGAGTCAATCAAGAAGAACAAGGAAAGTTAGTACTCTACAACTTAACTCAAGAACAAAAAAAGGTACTTACCCCCAAAGACCTGATTATTATGGACTTCGAGCCATTTCCAGATGGGGAAAAAATATTATTCTCAGCTCGTTCTTCCAAGTCTTTAGACTTACTTTCAGCCCAATTATATACAGTTACAACAGGCATTTCTAGCAAAACTGGTGAACAAGCCCAACCAGCCGGCAAAATTGACCTGATTTTAGATAATAAAGACTATCAAAACCTAAAATTTGACTTATCTCCAGATGGGCAAACCATTGTTGTACAACGGGGAAAAAGAGATAATCCCGGTGACTTTGGGCTATGGCATTTACCAGCTAACCAGAATTCTTCAGGAGAAAAAAACATCCCAAAACGACTGGAAAGTCAACCTGGTGGAGACTTTCTGATTACACCAGATAGTAAAGCTGTAGCAGTTGCCCAAGGACAGGGAACAGCAATTTTATCCCTTTTAGGAGATGCCAGTAAACCCCTGGATTTTTTGCCGCAATTTGGCTTAGTCCAAGCTTTTTCCAAGGATGGTTCACAAGCAGCAATGGTTAAGTTTAATAGTGACTACACGCGAGATTTGTTCTTGGTTACAAACCAAGGTGTACAGAAACAACTCTTAAAAACAACAGGCTCGATTCTCGGTTGCAATTTTGATACTGCTTCACCAACGCTCTACTGTTTGACAACACAGTTAGTATCAAAAGAACAATATATAGAACAGCCTTATTTAGTAGCGATTAACCTCAAAACCGAGCAGCAGAAGCCACTGTTAATGCTGCCCCCCGCTCAACGCAATGTGCAAATGAGTTTAGCACCTGATGGTTTGGGCATATTGTTTGATCAAGTAGTACCACTACCAGATATTTCTACACCATTACCTGCTAACAGCTTAAAAACTGATGATGGTGAACCAATTGCTACTAGTAGTCTGTGGCTTATGCCTCTGTTACCCATCACAGAAGGGGACAACATCGAAATTAAGCCTGAACAACTTCCTTTAGTCGGCTTTCACCCTCACTGGCTACCCTAG